One Drosophila virilis strain 15010-1051.87 chromosome 5, Dvir_AGI_RSII-ME, whole genome shotgun sequence DNA window includes the following coding sequences:
- the yip3 gene encoding proteasome subunit beta type-7 isoform X1, translating into MRISLFGRYLLKMSSPKPKPENKKCQSLPSSGFGSVMVGVLFDDGIVLAINSMGNLIYYLDDHIYCGASSTGFDRESLMEVSTKLENIARNNSNKGVTVAQALDLIVKLYEQVEIAELLLAGEDPSGLHLIALKCPGTSARVNYAALGPGSAASSEYLKSQWRPDMNLKHAEQLARAALLIGSMSKVGVDVCIIFKRSPESATRVEGHDSS; encoded by the exons ATGAGGATCAG CTTGTTTGGGCGATACCTACTCAAGATGTCCAGTCCCAAGCCGAAGCCGGAGAATAAGAAGTG CCAAAGCCTGCCGAGCTCTGGCTTTGGCAGCGTCATGGTTGGTGTCTTATTTGACGACGGCATTGTGCTGGCCATTAACTCAATGGGTAATCTTATATACTATCTGGATGATCATATCTA CTGTGGCGCCAGTAGCACAGGATTTGATCGAGAGTCGCTGATGGAGGTTTCTACCAAACTGGAGAATATAGCGCGAAACAATAGCAACAAGGGCGTAACAGTTGCCCAAGCACTGGACCTAATTGTCAAGCTATACGAACAGGTGGAGATTGCAGAGCTGTTGCTGGCTGGCGAGGATCCCAGTGGATTGCATTTGATAGCACTAAAGTGTCCGGGCACCAGTGCGCGTGTCAATTATGCGGCTCTGGGACCAGGTTCGGCAGCGTCTTCCGAATACCTCAAGAGTCAATGGCGCCCAGATATGAATTTGAAGCATGCCGAACAGCTGGCACGCGCGGCCCTTCTAATTGGTAGTATGAGTAAAGTTGGAGTCGATGTCTGCATCATATTCAAGCGCTCGCCAGAGTCAGCGACTCGAGTGGAAGGACATGATTCATCATAG
- the yip3 gene encoding proteasome subunit beta type-7 isoform X2 — MSSPKPKPENKKCQSLPSSGFGSVMVGVLFDDGIVLAINSMGNLIYYLDDHIYCGASSTGFDRESLMEVSTKLENIARNNSNKGVTVAQALDLIVKLYEQVEIAELLLAGEDPSGLHLIALKCPGTSARVNYAALGPGSAASSEYLKSQWRPDMNLKHAEQLARAALLIGSMSKVGVDVCIIFKRSPESATRVEGHDSS, encoded by the exons ATGTCCAGTCCCAAGCCGAAGCCGGAGAATAAGAAGTG CCAAAGCCTGCCGAGCTCTGGCTTTGGCAGCGTCATGGTTGGTGTCTTATTTGACGACGGCATTGTGCTGGCCATTAACTCAATGGGTAATCTTATATACTATCTGGATGATCATATCTA CTGTGGCGCCAGTAGCACAGGATTTGATCGAGAGTCGCTGATGGAGGTTTCTACCAAACTGGAGAATATAGCGCGAAACAATAGCAACAAGGGCGTAACAGTTGCCCAAGCACTGGACCTAATTGTCAAGCTATACGAACAGGTGGAGATTGCAGAGCTGTTGCTGGCTGGCGAGGATCCCAGTGGATTGCATTTGATAGCACTAAAGTGTCCGGGCACCAGTGCGCGTGTCAATTATGCGGCTCTGGGACCAGGTTCGGCAGCGTCTTCCGAATACCTCAAGAGTCAATGGCGCCCAGATATGAATTTGAAGCATGCCGAACAGCTGGCACGCGCGGCCCTTCTAATTGGTAGTATGAGTAAAGTTGGAGTCGATGTCTGCATCATATTCAAGCGCTCGCCAGAGTCAGCGACTCGAGTGGAAGGACATGATTCATCATAG
- the LOC6625939 gene encoding general transcription factor IIF subunit 2 isoform X2 — MSLENQKKKKMDMSKASRGIWLVKVPNYVAQMWEQAPNDMQVATMRMEKSGDDKEPAKKDDGKRRKDATKVLSKENIMDMLFQAFEKHQYYTLKDLQFITKQSVFVLKAILKDIGDYSKDPAHRQMWELKEEYRHYQKPESETK, encoded by the exons atGTCGCtagaaaatcaaaagaaaaaaaagatggATATGTCAAAGGCTTCGCGCGGTATTTGGCTAGTAAAGGTGCCCAACTATGTGGCCCAAATGTGGGAGCAGGCGCCCAATGATATGCAAGTGGCAACAATGCGCATGGAAAAGTCCGGCGACGATAAGGAACCAGCGAAg AAGGATGATGGCAAACGCAGAAAGGATGCCACAAAGGTGCTCAGCAAGGAGAATATCATGGATATGCTGTTTCAGGCCTTTGAGAAACATCAATACTATACGCTGAAGGATCTGCAATTTATTACCAAGCAATCGGTGTTCGTGTTGAAGGCTATACTCAAGGATATTGGCGATTATAGCAAAGATCCCGCTCATAGACAGATGTGGGAACTGAAGGAGGAGTATCGTCATTACCAAAAGCCAGAAAGTGAAACTAAATAA
- the LOC6625939 gene encoding general transcription factor IIF subunit 2 isoform X1, whose amino-acid sequence MSLENQKKKKMDMSKASRGIWLVKVPNYVAQMWEQAPNDMQVATMRMEKSGDDKEPAKVKLILSQDLMQLAPDKLLASEHDLKLCKAIKGARLTGIFSTVDDTDSVMEGWVTHKMECLPICNAQYLKMKQQSIRGVRPMRSAEALNHIVKSYKPVSNHAHNKDDGKRRKDATKVLSKENIMDMLFQAFEKHQYYTLKDLQFITKQSVFVLKAILKDIGDYSKDPAHRQMWELKEEYRHYQKPESETK is encoded by the exons atGTCGCtagaaaatcaaaagaaaaaaaagatggATATGTCAAAGGCTTCGCGCGGTATTTGGCTAGTAAAGGTGCCCAACTATGTGGCCCAAATGTGGGAGCAGGCGCCCAATGATATGCAAGTGGCAACAATGCGCATGGAAAAGTCCGGCGACGATAAGGAACCAGCGAAggtgaaattaattttaagccAAGACCTAATGCAATTGGCTCCAGACAAACTCTTAGCCAGCGAGCACGACCTGAAGCTGTGCAAAGCCATAAAAGGGGCACGGCTGACGGGCATATTTTCAACAGTCGATGATACAGATTCCGTTATGGAGGGCTGGGTAACTCACAAGATGGAATGTCTGCCCATATGCAATGCTCAGTATCTGAAGATGAAGCAGCAGTCTATACGCGGCGTACGACCCATGCGTAGCGCCGAAGCCCTCAATCATATTGTGAAGAGCTACAAGCCTGTCAGCAATCATGCTCACAAT AAGGATGATGGCAAACGCAGAAAGGATGCCACAAAGGTGCTCAGCAAGGAGAATATCATGGATATGCTGTTTCAGGCCTTTGAGAAACATCAATACTATACGCTGAAGGATCTGCAATTTATTACCAAGCAATCGGTGTTCGTGTTGAAGGCTATACTCAAGGATATTGGCGATTATAGCAAAGATCCCGCTCATAGACAGATGTGGGAACTGAAGGAGGAGTATCGTCATTACCAAAAGCCAGAAAGTGAAACTAAATAA
- the HP1Lcsd gene encoding uncharacterized protein HP1Lcsd, with translation MCWAGEIVWKRAPAKMGKKKNLHAQIYGKAYKPAPVKKMLANAQAAAPQRPGAADSTAAVPIAEGAPPPPARPAPRQRGRPRKNPLAPDAAMKREDSVNNTNAIVKVLLRSLKDHNKPMATVNNGFARGLKPDTIVAGFRHEGQLMFAVKFKNRKLPELISSMELKLRAPSLLIQYYVTNLQYPHNE, from the exons ATGTGCTGGGCAG GAGAAATTGTTTGGAAGCGAGCACCAGCAAAAATGGGAAAAAAGAAGAATTTACATGCG caaatttatgGCAAAGCTTATAAGCCAGCACCTGTTAAGAAAATGTTGG cCAATGCCCAAGCAGCTGCTCCTCAGCGTCCGGGAGCAGCAGATTCGACAGCAGCAGTTCCAATAGCAGAAGGAGCACCACCGCCACCTGCTCGCCCTGCACCACGACAGCGG GGACGTCCGCGCAAGAATCCTTTGGCGCCCGATGCCGCCATGAAACGAGAGGACAGTGTGAACAATACGAATGCCATAGTCAAGGTGCTGCTGCGTTCGCTGAAGGATCACAATAAGCCCATGGCTACTGTCAATAATGGATTTGCGCGTGGCCTTAAGCCGGATACAATTGTTGCCGGCTTTCGTCATGAGGGTCAACTAATGTTTGCCGTTAAGTTCAAAAACCGCAAGTTACCTGAGCTAATTAGTTCGATGGAATTGAAGCTGCGAGCACCCAGCTTGTTGATTCAATACTACGTTACGAATTTGCAATATCCACACAATGAATGA